In Populus trichocarpa isolate Nisqually-1 chromosome 12, P.trichocarpa_v4.1, whole genome shotgun sequence, a genomic segment contains:
- the LOC112323558 gene encoding uncharacterized protein LOC112323558 isoform X1: MGSQATAAASYLSCINWVVLNSSQISSLNPSFLPLKAETCHFPLHSDIKQDASSLKYPNLHLLKLRNVRTRATLDESAPAPIRVQEEEDEGPQPQPSEEVKESVKVLKNAAKTRKVAAEVVLSALTVIEKAKLDPSGFLNTLGGSKSPGRTWMLIFTAEKKLDRGRYFPLTAIQRFDAAGKRIENGVYLGPIGFLTFEGRLSWKNRILAFIFERMRIKIGPLNPFEISLGQKEDREPSTKDPFFIWFYIDEELAVARGRSGGTAFWCRCRRVAT, encoded by the exons ATGGGCTCACAAGCAACAGCAGCAGCCTCCTATTTATCTTGCATCAACTGGGTGGTTCTGAATTCGTCTCAGATATCATCCTTGAACCCTTCGTTTCTCCCTCTCAAAGCCGAAACCTGTCACTTTCCTCTTCATTCTGATATAAAGCAGGACGCCTCTTCTCTCAAATACCCAAACCTTCATCTCCTTAAACTCCGAAATGTTAGAACTAGAGCTACCCTTGATGAAAGTGCTCCTGCCCCTATTCGTGTccaggaagaagaagatgaaggacCGCAGCCCCAACCCAGCGAA GAAGTTAAGGAGAGTGTGAAAGTGCTCAAGAATGCTGCAAAGACAAGAAAGGTTGCAGCAGAGGTGGTTTTGTCAGCTCTAACAGTGATTGAGAAGGCCAAACTTGACCCCTCAGGGTTTCTTAATACACTTGGTGGGTCGAAATCCCCTGGCAGAACTTGGATGCTTATTTTCACGGCTGAG AAGAAATTGGATCGTGGACGGTACTTCCCCCTTACTGCTATTCAGAGGTTCGATGCTGCT GGCAAGAGGATTGAAAATGGAGTATATCTTGGACCAATTGGATTCTTGACGTTTGAAGGCAGATTATCATGGAAGAACAGAATACTGGCCTTCATTTTTGAGCGCATGCGCATAAAAATTGGACCTTTGAATCCTTTTGAGATCAGTCTTGGCCAAAAGGAAGACAGAGAACCAAGCACGAAGGACCCTTTCTTCATCTGGTTTTATATTGATGAGGAACTAGCAGTTGCTCGAGGCAGAAGTGGGGGAACTGCATTTTGGTGCCGATGTCGCCGTGTTGCCACTTGA
- the LOC112323558 gene encoding uncharacterized protein LOC112323558 isoform X2, which translates to MGSQATAAASYLSCINWVVLNSSQISSLNPSFLPLKAETCHFPLHSDIKQDASSLKYPNLHLLKLRNVRTRATLDESAPAPIRVQEEEDEGPQPQPSEEVKESVKVLKNAAKTRKVAAEVVLSALTVIEKAKLDPSGFLNTLGGSKSPGRTWMLIFTAEKLDRGRYFPLTAIQRFDAAGKRIENGVYLGPIGFLTFEGRLSWKNRILAFIFERMRIKIGPLNPFEISLGQKEDREPSTKDPFFIWFYIDEELAVARGRSGGTAFWCRCRRVAT; encoded by the exons ATGGGCTCACAAGCAACAGCAGCAGCCTCCTATTTATCTTGCATCAACTGGGTGGTTCTGAATTCGTCTCAGATATCATCCTTGAACCCTTCGTTTCTCCCTCTCAAAGCCGAAACCTGTCACTTTCCTCTTCATTCTGATATAAAGCAGGACGCCTCTTCTCTCAAATACCCAAACCTTCATCTCCTTAAACTCCGAAATGTTAGAACTAGAGCTACCCTTGATGAAAGTGCTCCTGCCCCTATTCGTGTccaggaagaagaagatgaaggacCGCAGCCCCAACCCAGCGAA GAAGTTAAGGAGAGTGTGAAAGTGCTCAAGAATGCTGCAAAGACAAGAAAGGTTGCAGCAGAGGTGGTTTTGTCAGCTCTAACAGTGATTGAGAAGGCCAAACTTGACCCCTCAGGGTTTCTTAATACACTTGGTGGGTCGAAATCCCCTGGCAGAACTTGGATGCTTATTTTCACGGCTGAG AAATTGGATCGTGGACGGTACTTCCCCCTTACTGCTATTCAGAGGTTCGATGCTGCT GGCAAGAGGATTGAAAATGGAGTATATCTTGGACCAATTGGATTCTTGACGTTTGAAGGCAGATTATCATGGAAGAACAGAATACTGGCCTTCATTTTTGAGCGCATGCGCATAAAAATTGGACCTTTGAATCCTTTTGAGATCAGTCTTGGCCAAAAGGAAGACAGAGAACCAAGCACGAAGGACCCTTTCTTCATCTGGTTTTATATTGATGAGGAACTAGCAGTTGCTCGAGGCAGAAGTGGGGGAACTGCATTTTGGTGCCGATGTCGCCGTGTTGCCACTTGA